A single window of Aquipuribacter hungaricus DNA harbors:
- a CDS encoding response regulator, whose product MSAPLRVVVADDHAPTRETVREALEAGGCEVVAEAGSASGALAAAAEHRPDVCLLDISMPGSGLLAAADITQALPGVVVVMLTASTDDDDLFAALRAGASGYLVKDMDPDRIAPALRGVMAGEAALPRWLVRKVVDEFRTEPRRPLSLRPKRSPSQLTPREQEILDLMAEGLSTEEIAARLFVAQVTVRTHISTVLKKLRVPDRAAAVRLAQEASGR is encoded by the coding sequence ATGAGCGCGCCGCTGAGGGTCGTCGTCGCCGACGACCACGCGCCGACGCGCGAGACGGTGCGGGAGGCGCTGGAGGCCGGCGGCTGCGAGGTCGTGGCCGAGGCCGGCTCCGCGTCGGGCGCCCTCGCCGCCGCGGCGGAGCACCGCCCGGACGTCTGCCTGCTCGACATCAGCATGCCCGGCAGCGGGCTCCTCGCCGCGGCCGACATCACCCAGGCCCTGCCGGGCGTGGTGGTCGTCATGCTCACCGCCTCCACCGACGACGACGACCTGTTCGCCGCCCTGCGTGCCGGGGCGTCCGGCTACCTCGTCAAGGACATGGACCCCGACCGCATCGCGCCCGCGCTGCGCGGGGTGATGGCGGGCGAGGCGGCGCTGCCGCGGTGGCTGGTGCGCAAGGTGGTCGACGAGTTCAGGACCGAGCCCCGGCGGCCGCTGTCGCTGCGGCCCAAGCGGTCGCCGTCCCAGCTGACCCCGCGCGAGCAGGAGATCCTCGACCTCATGGCCGAGGGACTGTCCACTGAGGAGATCGCCGCCCGGCTGTTCGTCGCGCAGGTGACCGTCCGGACGCACATCTCGACGGTCCTCAAGAAGCTCCGGGTACCCGACCGGGCCGCGGCGGTCCGCCTTGCGCAGGAGGCCTCGGGCCGCTGA